TCAtcttctatatataaatcttCTTTTCTCATACCTAATCTTTgcataaaatttttttttttttctaaattcatattacttaagaaattaaaaatcaaaatatcACCAGgtgatattttattatgtgctataatttttttatttttgattaaattacatttatttttatattctacAAATATCTTAAAATTTAAAGGATCATctgaataaaaatattcattattaatataattttttaataaatcataattatatttagtGATATATCCTTTTTCCATAGCTTTTAAAATCTTCTGAATTAATCTAAGTTCTAATTGTTTAGGTTTTAGATGTATATCGCAGTGTAGAAAATCTAAGCATATGAGAGATGAATCATTGATTTTCTCTTCTGCATaaatatcaaaatatttGAATACAAATAAAGCGGTTTTGGTtctataattattattattattgatattgttaatattattattattattattattattaatattattatcattattattaatattattatcattattattaatattatcattattattattaatattgttataattttttgatGATATCATCGTCCTTTTATTATAAGGCAAATACAATATATCTATAGTAGGAAATAAATCATTTGATTCTTTATTTGTCTTTTTAAACAAgtcatataaatatatattactatgCATTTTCATATCTAAAGGATAATAACGATGTATATCATTCGATGATAACAAAACATAGAaacatttctttttttttaaatgatcATAGGATGATGAAGAGGAATCACCGTCAGAATGTGATGAACATGAAACATATGAATAGAATGTATTGTTATTTGTTGATTCGACATTATTAGTTGGTGAtgtattatcatttatCACATGTGGTTCGACTTTAATATTTGTCAATTTGTTTTTTgatatatgttttatatatttatctaaTGATTTTACAGTACAACATGAAGGTACAGATGATACAGAAGATGAAGAATCAACAGACGAAGTATATGCGGATGATAAACTAACAGATGATGTATCACTATCACAATATTCACTATCATAATAATCACTATGATTACTTTCGTTATCTATTATGTTActatgattattataatttattatttctttattatcatgattactttcattttttattagaacattattatatatatctttttcatctttacttttttctttcatatgtttataatatgtttcTTTATAACGATCATGTATTTTGTCAACATGcatattcttattattaatatttccatttttcttttctcCGACATTGGATATAATTCTttcatctttattattatttggaTTTTCTTCATTCTCTTCTGATTCTTCTTTCTTCTCATGTGAATTTATATCATAAGAACTATGGCGTGTATTTCTCATTGTATCCATTTTGttactactactactacaactactactactactacaACTActagtattattattattattttttttattattattatttttattattattattttttttattattattttttttattattattattttttttattattattattttttttattattattatttttatttttattattggTGGGACATTTTCGAGTTGAAGCATCATTAGATATATCCTTTTCAcatgtttttattttatcatgTGTTGGTTCATTTTTCTTCACACTACCATCCTGTGCTACTTTCACATTGGTTATAGActtatgaatattatttttattaattctttttaacATCCTAGCTTTGTGTTTATCGCTCTTCCTAGCATATATCCtcttaataatttttaatattttataaaatgcTTCAATAACCGTTTTACTACGATCAAATTTAATATTGAATAATGATGGGATACCATATGGTGGAAGGTCGTGAAAAGATTTATGAACATAGGAATATTTATCAAAAACTCTTATTTTAACATATTCAAGAATTTCATCTTTAAgtttatatctttttttattaatgaTTTCTTCTAGTCTACATCTTTTAACAACTTGAGGATTTACAACAGCTGGATCACATTCTTTAATTAGTTTTGGTATTAAAGACTTTTTAACATATACTAACATATATGCACTATAATTTTTTAGTCTTTGTTTTATCTTATCCGATATATCGAAATCGTATAAATCGTTATCTAAATTTAAATCATAACCACCaaaattatcattaataaCGGAATATTCACTGACTCTAAAaattttatcatcatcacATTTTAGCCAGAAGTTTTCATTATGCTTATAActaaatgaataataatgacCACTGTTCATGTTCCCTTGATGAACCGAAACCGCTTGTAGTACATATTGACTTCCGCTTTTATTACAGTATTTTGATAAGTCTAATTCTTTATAAAATTCGAAACgattatttaattttactGTTTCCATTCTTTGTAAATCAAATGTAAATCGttttaataagaaaatacatatattagGAAAGCTTAAGAATCTCATTCCTTTTTTGGCTTTCTGTTTACCATAACCATCCgtttcataaatattatctCCTTCTAAGATTTCAGCTTCAATTGCTTTATCTAATGATTcgtatatattattacacCCTTGAACATCTAATTGGATATCTTCATATGTTTCTTTTCTTATACTTTTATAATCTATATCTAAACATTCAATATATGTTTCAACTTCACCTTCAAACATCTTTTTTACTGAACCTTCAACTACCGTACCTTTCATCTGTTCTTCAACCTTATCTAacaataattttaataactCGTGTGTATCTTGTTGAGTAAATACATCACTTGCATCCCATCCAAATGATCGTATCAATTCTTTACAAGAAACAGCTTCGTTTACGGTAtgtaatttataaaataaattttgtaAGGCTAAAGACGTTGgaagaatatttttcttctcaTTCTCTTCTTCTAGGAggatatttttataatctACTTCTTTTGATTTGCCATGTTTATTCgattttttctttttataataataagatgatgaagaagatgAGCATGACACATAAGCTGACGAACCTGAAGAAGTAATTGATATGACGGATAAGTCACTGTCTGAGTAATTAAAATTGTACCTGTTCTGTATATTTGTgtcataataattttcttcatcatcaaCATTACCGTGATGATTACCGTGATGATTGCCGTGATGATTGTCGTGATGATTGTCGTGATGATTGTCGTGATGATTGTCGTGATGATTGTCGTGATGACTGTCGTGATGATTGTCGTGATGATTGCCGTGACCATTACCGTGATCATTATTGTGACCATTACCATAATCATCACCATAATCATCACCATAATCATCACCATAATCATCCCCATAATCATCCGCATAATCATCCCCATCAACATCACGATTATCTTTCATGAGTTGCTCATCAGTGTGTAACtcataaattttattaatgcTATTCATACTATCAAtattgttaatattttcaGTATTGTTCATATTCCCAATAGGATGTCCACTTGTCATATCATATTCATCATCATGGTTATTAATTTTAGTTGCACTTAATGAAGCATgattcttcatttttttattatttattaagaGATTTGATTTACTATTagatgaatattttttttttttttttcgaGAAATGTTGGATATATTAGAAAAGTTGTCAGATGAGGATACTTGCGATATCCCATTTTCCATACTCTCTGCATTGTCTGCACTTTCAAAAATTTCAATGTTTTTTgcattattttcatattttctttcattattagcatatttaataatttttttttttttttttaaattctttttaGCATCATGGAGACTTTtctttttacttttttttccGTGTTTGGATACTTCGTTaatatttgaattattGGTATGACAAGTGAAATTGGCATTATCATTTCCCTTATCATTAATTCTTGTATTTTCGATAGATGGGTCTGATGAGGAAACATTTGAATATGTATGtttcttataattttttatttcatactgataattattattttcacatttattattatttttgtggttatttttgtaattattTTCGTTGTTATTAGTATCGCTGTCTATTAAACTATTTGTAGTATTATTTGGTTCCTTTGAAAAAGATTCATCTCTTAATAATAAGGGACTCttactactattattacttCTATTATTACTTCTATAATTACTTGTATTATTActtctattattatttctattattacttctattattacttctattattatttctattattatttctattattacttctattattatttctaatattattattattattgttggtagtatttttttcatttgatGTGGCTTCATAGGGTATATCCTTTATTGCCagattatttaatttatgGCATGAGCCATTAGGCAATATGAGAGATTCctctttttgtttttcttgAACAATGTTATCATGATTCGAATATATAGGTATTGAAGAaggtgataataatatatctttagAAGAATATTgatttgtattattattattatgaatacCTACATCATAATCagatttaatatttttaattttttctcttGTATTATAAGAAAGACGATTTAGTTTATTATATgctttattatttgatatattGATATTATCATCTTCTTTTTGTTCATCCATTTGATCATTCATTTCaacattttgtttttttggttctttttttaaatattgtGCATCTTGATTATTTTCTAATCCCATAGAATTGTCACTCTCATATCCTCTGACATTTcgaaataatatattattaatatttttattattattatcaccatttttattatcataattgttgtcatgataataatccgggttattatttaaaggtaaaatatttttgcTAAACCTGTgcttctttttatattttctttttttcttattaaatTTCTTCTTGAAAAATTTCAAAGTTTTTTTTcctataatattttctatattaaaTATCATCATACATACAGCTTTCctaaaaatattgatatGATATAAAAGTTGAAGTAAAGCATTCATATAACATGTAGCTCCATGATTTTTTAATCCAACAAAACCTGTTCTCATTTTACTATCATAATTAATATCTCtactatttttataagatTCTGAACCAAAAGGAAAAACACCAGCTCTTAAAATGATTTCTCCATTTTCACTTATAAATCCTGGTTCTCTTAATTTTTCGAAAGGAACAAAATTATGCCATCCTCTATCTGTATTTAAATgattaaaattaaaatgatcaattttataatatgatttTCTATAATCAgctatatttattaatataatataatattgaaCATTACTAAAACCCCAATCACTAACCCAATCATCTTTTGGAATAGTTTCTATAAATGAAGAAGCAACtggatatataaaattattagCTCTTGATTTAgctataaataatattctaaatataaaatttggACATATTTTCCATTCAGAATATACTTCTTcattatttcttattttttcaaagAAATTATCAACAACTAATTctatttcattttcatttacTGGTCTTAAattcttataattatacatacCATCAAAATCTATATTGGTATTAATCTCAAAgttattatctatattgtctctatcattatatttactaCTACTATCATCATTACTATCATCAACACAAATCTCATCGATTTCACATGAATTTATGTTCTGTTCATGATATCGATTAAAACtactataattattaaaattattcataCCTTCGTTCGTACCATTTTCTAAATCACTGTCTGATGAATTAACGCTTCCCCTACGTCTTCTATAACTgtcttcttcttcttcattattattaaacatttttttttttttttttttttttttttttttttttNNNNNNNNNNNNNNNNNNNNNNNNNNNNNNNNNNNNNNNNNNNNNNNNNNNNNNNNNNNNNNNNNNNNNNNNNNNNNNNNNNNNNNNNNNNNNNNNNNNNNNNNNNNNNNNNNNNNNNNNNNNNNNNNNNNNNNNNNNNNNNNNNNNNNNNNNNNNNNNNNNNNNNNNNNNNNNNNNNNNNNNNNNNNNNNNNNNNNNNNNNNNNNNNNNNNNNNNNNNNNNNNNNNNNNNNNNNNNNNNNNNNNNNNNNNNNNNNNNNNNNNNNNNNNNNNNNNNNNNNNNNNNNNNNNNNNNNNNNNNNNNNNNNNNNNNNNNNNNNNNNNNNNNNNNNNNNNNNNNNNNNNNNNNNNNNNNNNNNNNNNNNNNNNNNNNNNNNNNNNNNNNNNNNNNNNNNNNNNNNNNNNNNNNNNNNNNNNNNNNNNNNNNNNNNNNNNNNNNNNNNNNNNNNNNNNNNNNNNNNNNNNNNNNNNNNNNNNNNNNNNNNNNNNNNNNNNNNNNNNNNNNNNNNNNNNNNNNNNNNNNNNNNNNNNNNNNNNNNNNNNNNNNNNNNNNNNNNNNNNNNNNNNNNNNNNNNNNNNNNNNNNNNNNNNNNNNNNNNNNNNNNNNNNNNNNNNNNNNNNNNNNNNNNNNNNNNNNNNNNNNNNNNNNNNNNNNNNNNNNNNNNNNNNNNNNNNNNNNNNNNNNNNNNNNNNNNNNNNNNNNNNNNNNNNNNNNNNNNNNNNNNNNNNNNNNNNNNNNNNNNNNNNNNNNtataaaatatatttttcatcatattttattgtatttttattaaaaatttattaagtTTGTTTGTgacatattatatgtacaaagttaataaacatttataataaatgaaaaaaaaaaaaaaaatattctatatgtataatatttatcctaaaaaataaaaaaaaaggatgaaaaaaatggaCATAAGGTAAATTAGATATATTTGCACATATTATAAGGTCTTgaattttttgaataataaaaagaaaaattataccagacatggatatataaaggaaattcataaaataatttatctattatatatatatatatatatatatgtaatatttccttttatttttgttgttGAGTATTCATATTGCACAATATTACAATTgtgttttatattattactttaAAAGAAAAGCAATATGGTAATATATCctcttttgttttttatgtttttttttttttcttcttttatcAATTCATAATAACGTAGAAAGGAACTATAcgtataaatatacatcatacatttattatataaaatatatattaaatatatatatatatatatatatgtttatttatgtgtatccctttcaatattataatttgtataatttaACTCTAAAATaggaaaaagaaaagaaacTTTTAAGTTATTActaataattatatgttttaaaaaatatatatttttaaagaagtctttttgtaaaaataatgtttCAAAATGACAAgtctataaaaaaataaatgtagTTATAAGATTAAATACTTcgtattatatataaacatatacTAAGTGGTAAATTTATGTTATTCGCATTCTACTATATTTAcgaataatataattataagagaaaacaataattatttattaagggaataaaatatacctatttaaaaagataaataaGGAAGTATGtgtttataaattatttattatattattttattttttttttctaaatatatatgaatgcaaaaaaatatattttatacatatatatattgttaaaGATATAAAGTGATACTCTctaaaaatttaaaaatatatattttaaatataaattctGTCCTAATAAgtatacataaaaatataaatataaatatatatatatatatatatattattattttttatttaatttttttgtattgTTAAATTTTTTGTGTAAAAACTATGTTCATGTTTTCAAAGTAATATAAAACGTgtaataagaaaatataaatataaatataaatacataaatatatatatattaaaaatatttcattaaatgtacctaaaatatattatacaattAATTTTCCACTTAATGTAGAAAATtaacattttaataaagaaaaaaaaaaaaaaaaaaaaaaaaaaaaaatatatatatatatatatatatataaataaaggtttattaaataaatttgtataaataaatgtatatgtataaatataaatatatatatatatatatatatatatatatattgagtttttcttttttactTGTATTTTTTGATTAACCATATGAACAGTTCAGGAAGTTCCTTCAATTCTTCGAGGAACTTATTGAATAGTCCCCGAACATCCAATATACTAAATATGTGTTCTCAAAATcataacaataaaaattataattcagataatgatatattaattaatgTGATTTTAGAAAACTGTGTACATGAATGGtttccttttttaaaagatgaACATGATGATATAGATAAGGGAGATGAAAAGAACCAACATAACTTAAATAAcgaaataaataaattgaagaaatattataaaggAGTAAAATCTTCTGACTTTCCGTTACCAAggttatataaaacaaatcGAAGTATATGTAACTTGAATGAAGATAATGAAGATGAatctattttttataatagtaatagtatatatatgaatatattaaatgaaagTAATACAGAAAATGTACAGacaaataattattttaatgaaTTTGTTAATCATcaagaaaataaagaaacAGAAGGAGAACTTATATAcgataaaaagaaaaaagaagagCAAAAAAGTGATGAAAAATGTGTAAATGTTACAAATGATGTCAATGAgaatatttctttttatgaTTGCATAGGTGATATCAGtagtattaataataataaatatgataataataataataataataataataataatgataataattatgataacaacaacaacaataataataataataataataatattgatgaGGATGAATATGTTCAGGAAACCTTTTCATCACGTGAGGAAAAAACATTGAACACtaaaaatgagaaaaaggaaaatttaaaacattatatagatatcaaggataaagaatatttaaaaaaaaaaggagaCGAAGGTGTTAGTAAAGAGGAATGTGAAAATGTGTCATTAGAAGTAAGAAGAAATTATAGTtgtgataataaatataatggTAAACGTGatgatttttataatgACAAGAGTGATCATATTAATCATTCAAATTTTGATAGCTCTCCCTTTTGGCTAAAAAATTACAAGAACATTTCTAActatagtaataataatagtaatagtaatatcacccatatgaataatacatataatagCATGAGCAGAATTGAAAGTAATTATAGTATTAAAGATgaggaaaataaaattattaatgCAAATAACAAAGaagttaatatatacaatacTATAGATGTAAATGTGGATTCTACAAATAATGTCAACAAAGTAGAAAatgatatttattttgataatgataatagaaatataaattccATCATTcaagaaataaaaaatgaagaagcaaaagaaaaagattTTACAATGGATTCATATGGAAATATGTACCTACGTATATGTCTGAAAgtcttaaaaaaaaacgtagattattttttatcacCCATGAATTTAAGTAATGAAAAACTTgtttatgaaaaaaaaaaaattaaagaaattttaaaattgtatgataaattattttatagCCATTTTAAATTCATACCAAATAAAATTTACAAAGAAATATTGAGACCTATATATACCTACTATCAAAATTTAAAGTCCAATATGGTAGGAGGTGTATCTACTACATCCTTCGACGCAAAATCGAGAAATGTTTCTATTTCTTCATCCTGTTCTTCTTTTCGCAGGGATTTTGATATTCCAAAAAAGAACGGTACATATCAAAAATGtgcaaatatatatatatatatttatttatttatttatatatacgtGCGTTCGGATTTTccttttaatttattatacattatttacttatttattttattttattttatttttttttgttgtaGCAACGTGCAAAGAAGATGAAGAAAGCAAAGTTatacaaaagaaaaattcATTTTCCAGCGATTATACCAATTTAGGGAGCTTttcaaatattattaatgaCATGACtgttaaaaatatattacagGAGGTTGATGAAAGTTCAGATATTAGTCATTTAGAAACGgattataaatatatatacaaagatttattaaaattgaAAAGTTTATTGTTAAAGAAAAgatattacaaaaatattttattcgAATATCAAAAGAATTTTGTTCAAATTAATAATAGATGTGTTAAAACATATAGGGATATATATCCTGTGGAAAAGGAGTATAAAACATATACTCAAATAAAAAAGCAAACTATTGAAGTGATCAATTCgattaatataaattataaaaaatattactcaaatatataaacagaaattataacatgtgaaatgtattatatatatatatatatatatatatatatgtatatatgtatgtatgtatgtattatttgttattttaatttttttgtttatattaatattctTATCTTCCGCTTGTAAATAAGACTCCCATTTCATTTTCTCTCATATTTGGAATTAATACTCTTATTAgtatttaattaattttgaACATGTTATATGTGTTCACATTCAAACTTGTTTTACATTATACTTGTAGAACATAATTAAgggaaaataaaatgaacatttcttaatttaataaatatatatataaattttttttttttttttattaaaaatatagccatatatatatatatgtatatttttttatgaacaGTTCAGgtaaaaaaagaataaagtatttaaaaaaaaaaaaaaaaaaaaatgcacacatatatttccatatacatataattatatttttttttattttatgatattCACATAAGTGAGCAATGATTTAATATTactgaaaaaaaaaaaaaaaaaaaaaattcatatatcattggaatcattattattttcatatttttcaaaatattttctaaaatataaaacagctgcgtttatattttttaattgaTCTTCTGGAAAATTgagaatatttttatcttcaGGTACTTGTTCTTGCTTTTTCAATcttgtatttttaatttgtgCTCTTAAATTAATCattcttttttgtttcaTTAATTTCCTTTTGGTGGTTGGTGGAACATGTCCtttatgtttttctttCAAGTATTCTACATTTTTACATTCTTTAACACCttttaaaaacattttaataacTTCCACTTTTGTTAAATCTTTTCGATTAACCAAATCAATTTCCACACTAGCATTCCTCAAGCGCTTCATATAGGTAGTAAAATTACGTTTCCATATGTTCCTAtgttttttcattatatttgGAAAGACAAAAAATGCGTTATCATTTTTCAAAGTTATAATTAAACATTTATATGGTACAAATAACAAAgcaaaatataaaaagataatCTTCATTTATCAATGATGTGTATATAcagaaaaaattaaaataaataggCAAAACAAAATGAGTTATATATTAGGGGAAATTTTCTGACATTACATCAGTcaaataacaaaaaaaaaaaaaaaattaaataaaatatacaaaatgaaaaaatatatatatatatatatatatatatatatatgtattaattaAAGGCTTAGACCgtaaaatatttgaaaattttatattaattcaAGTGCATATAGCTAAATACTCCTAAAAAAggatattaaaaaaaataaaaaaaaacaaaaaaaaataaattgacaaatatataatatacaaagtataattataatacaGGTATATGTACAAATCgcaataaaataaattattgtgaaattatatatgtaaattttttaaatgtgTCGAGAGGAATGAAAAAATAGCATATACAAATGGAAAATGTTCACTTACCAATATATAACACCAAGGAACACA
The window above is part of the Plasmodium reichenowi strain SY57 chromosome 7, whole genome shotgun sequence genome. Proteins encoded here:
- a CDS encoding ubiquitin carboxyl-terminal hydrolase, putative, whose product is MFNNNEEEEDSYRRRRGSVNSSDSDLENGTNEGMNNFNNYSSFNRYHEQNINSCEIDEICVDDSNDDSSSKYNDRDNIDNNFEINTNIDFDGMYNYKNLRPVNENEIELVVDNFFEKIRNNEEVYSEWKICPNFIFRILFIAKSRANNFIYPVASSFIETIPKDDWVSDWGFSNVQYYIILINIADYRKSYYKIDHFNFNHLNTDRGWHNFVPFEKLREPGFISENGEIILRAGVFPFGSESYKNSRDINYDSKMRTGFVGLKNHGATCYMNALLQLLYHINIFRKAVCMMIFNIENIIGKKTLKFFKKKFNKKKRKYKKKHRFSKNILPLNNNPDYYHDNNYDNKNGDNNNKNINNILFRNVRGYESDNSMGLENNQDAQYLKKEPKKQNVEMNDQMDEQKEDDNINISNNKAYNKLNRLSYNTREKIKNIKSDYDVGIHNNNNTNQYSSKDILLSPSSIPIYSNHDNIVQEKQKEESLILPNGSCHKLNNLAIKDIPYEATSNEKNTTNNNNNNIRNNNRSNNRNNNRNNNRSNNRSNNRNNNRSNNTSNYRSNNRSNNSSKSPLLLRDESFSKEPNNTTNSLIDSDTNNNENNYKNNHKNNNKCENNNYQYEIKNYKKHTYSNVSSSDPSIENTRINDKGNDNANFTCHTNNSNINEVSKHGKKSKKKSLHDAKKNLKKKKKIIKYANNERKYENNAKNIEIFESADNAESMENGISQVSSSDNFSNISNISRKKKKKYSSNSKSNLLINNKKMKNHASLSATKINNHDDEYDMTSGHPIGNMNNTENINNIDSMNSINKIYELHTDEQLMKDNRDVDGDDYADDYGDDYGDDYGDDYGDDYGNGHNNDHGNGHGNHHDNHHDSHHDNHHDNHHDNHHDNHHDNHHGNHHGNHHGNVDDEENYYDTNIQNRYNFNYSDSDLSVISITSSGSSAYVSCSSSSSSYYYKKKKSNKHGKSKEVDYKNILLEEENEKKNILPTSLALQNLFYKLHTVNEAVSCKELIRSFGWDASDVFTQQDTHELLKLLLDKVEEQMKGTVVEGSVKKMFEGEVETYIECLDIDYKSIRKETYEDIQLDVQGCNNIYESLDKAIEAEILEGDNIYETDGYGKQKAKKGMRFLSFPNICIFLLKRFTFDLQRMETVKLNNRFEFYKELDLSKYCNKSGSQYVLQAVSVHQGNMNSGHYYSFSYKHNENFWLKCDDDKIFRVSEYSVINDNFGGYDLNLDNDLYDFDISDKIKQRLKNYSAYMLVYVKKSLIPKLIKECDPAVVNPQVVKRCRLEEIINKKRYKLKDEILEYVKIRVFDKYSYVHKSFHDLPPYGIPSLFNIKFDRSKTVIEAFYKILKIIKRIYARKSDKHKARMLKRINKNNIHKSITNVKVAQDGSVKKNEPTHDKIKTCEKDISNDASTRKCPTNNKNKNNNNKKNNNNKKNNNNKKNNNKKNNNNKNNNNKKNNNNNTSSCSSSSSCSSSSNKMDTMRNTRHSSYDINSHEKKEESEENEENPNNNKDERIISNVGEKKNGNINNKNMHVDKIHDRYKETYYKHMKEKSKDEKDIYNNVLIKNESNHDNKEIINYNNHSNIIDNESNHSDYYDSEYCDSDTSSVSLSSAYTSSVDSSSSVSSVPSCCTVKSLDKYIKHISKNKLTNIKVEPHVINDNTSPTNNVESTNNNTFYSYVSCSSHSDGDSSSSSYDHLKKKKCFYVLLSSNDIHRYYPLDMKMHSNIYLYDLFKKTNKESNDLFPTIDILYLPYNKRTMISSKNYNNINNNNDNINNNDNNINNNDNNINNNNNNNNINNINNNNNYRTKTALFVFKYFDIYAEEKINDSSLICLDFLHCDIHLKPKQLELRLIQKILKAMEKGYITKYNYDLLKNYINNEYFYSDDPLNFKIFVEYKNKCNLIKNKKIIAHNKISPGDILIFNFLSNMNLEKKKNFMQRLGMRKEDLYIEDENYPSYNIDANSNTLCKVLYKKFKLIQKIYNCCYIINNRNGIYYKILLDTDKNDNNKKNIHSNKYISSNNDKNYYTTNMDNEKNIDTHHIKNKNENDTQTKNIYNQKNKTNHNELLNDNYFEPFNDNQKQEEKNKKTNIYLNQNARISKNDKDVYIYNDDQDYTRDANYFNFIPSCEKIAKMNSGKNQNRNINTYDKGNRHNKNEIHEQNDVYDNIKNEDSDSVILCNEDENISSSLSYKVHDRYTMDKSNNNNKNNMYEHNDIPSNMNFNIFNINKDNLCYEEVMKLYQYLKNYGSQLERNNITFTYTLLNENMLQEIKESSFFYNQKKKEQILKKNKNMEILNDEGINICRDYQYPFYSPPTSDVYTDEDNNNNNDKTCSSSNAHFRRKEKRKKQTNLESPNEIYNNKDNKQINQHRNQTDIIKTQNCISPYNNNYYIKEDNNKNDNLRISQGSKKKIVDIKKVSSINNISTSNNLNSSNEHNIYNEIMVKCDSDISMCSSANSCLTYTSESTDFYLYPAEELVEFEYVQEIFDHKKKKMKKKKLNKTKKKKKKTQNIKNQESSILSNSNDEEDHDNKLRHSKIPSVHKNSITKFDDDKSNGDNNDELINDLFDVDKEKYISKDTTSNSFNKNKERDNNVRRLSNVHVENMGDTYDMKNGDLKKRTRDIEKGMGTNVNNNVDNMSIYEENTTKTQILIKDEFIYTNKNITDSKEVPKSQIINEHNMNNTVFSKEGLLNNELCKSSLYVEGINEKDKKDKKDKKDKKNDNNNDNNNSNNFVNDKMEEQGTIQLKDNNNNINGDDDDDDNDNDNDDNDDNDDNDNDDNDDNDDNDDNDNDDNDDGIKRTNSRSHRIIKKCGGVPHKEEPILPFYVICDYVDFIERKYYVNKIRFKLYDPIYQLGKYKNCAGILLKKNIKKNFPNYIDSHFLFLKRELLKIDLDIDIRCPTKQILKHVCYKLNIDPTHILIYSFPPLTSPVNYSSYNIDSFTYKTDHTDYSNYQKHNNVVQYGQAPFDALLKQHSMLLEHHPMTENKTFCLSILPFHYKYTSRLYPIERPKYFYYVIHLFNAHVQSVAAFTGHIKIKKEIHDDMKTHEKLYEQNEQDLNSDYSSSLSENSSSTIVNNEYITDNYTTVQDLIDKIKLEINPYLKKRGIDIKQKFRLLYSFGPQIRYLHSDEYLVEIDFVKSNPIKNSYVAPIRMEPDFSDEQKEMIKRNELK
- a CDS encoding hypothetical protein (conserved Plasmodium protein, unknown function), giving the protein MNSSGSSFNSSRNLLNSPRTSNILNMCSQNHNNKNYNSDNDILINVILENCVHEWFPFLKDEHDDIDKGDEKNQHNLNNEINKLKKYYKGVKSSDFPLPRLYKTNRSICNLNEDNEDESIFYNSNSIYMNILNESNTENVQTNNYFNEFVNHQENKETEGELIYDKKKKEEQKSDEKCVNVTNDVNENISFYDCIGDISSINNNKYDNNNNNNNNNNDNNYDNNNNNNNNNNNNIDEDEYVQETFSSREEKTLNTKNEKKENLKHYIDIKDKEYLKKKGDEGVSKEECENVSLEVRRNYSCDNKYNGKRDDFYNDKSDHINHSNFDSSPFWLKNYKNISNYSNNNSNSNITHMNNTYNSMSRIESNYSIKDEENKIINANNKEVNIYNTIDVNVDSTNNVNKVENDIYFDNDNRNINSIIQEIKNEEAKEKDFTMDSYGNMYLRICLKVLKKNVDYFLSPMNLSNEKLVYEKKKIKEILKLYDKLFYSHFKFIPNKIYKEILRPIYTYYQNLKSNMVGGVSTTSFDAKSRNVSISSSCSSFRRDFDIPKKNATCKEDEESKVIQKKNSFSSDYTNLGSFSNIINDMTVKNILQEVDESSDISHLETDYKYIYKDLLKLKSLLLKKRYYKNILFEYQKNFVQINNRCVKTYRDIYPVEKEYKTYTQIKKQTIEVINSININYKKYYSNI